One window from the genome of Antechinus flavipes isolate AdamAnt ecotype Samford, QLD, Australia chromosome X, AdamAnt_v2, whole genome shotgun sequence encodes:
- the ARHGEF9 gene encoding rho guanine nucleotide exchange factor 9 isoform X2: MEPLDGCPNVQSEHAPNGCAGLILSQANAEIEVAGAMELSDLELSAKADSHSKEETSWLKKRAKVNKIWNFVSRKKGPLVQGKRPQSMIVLGGPVKTSENKPKITFMDRMKSIKRLRSSSSLYKSATQRSFKAQSVHDCLSDQEDGLWQKDLYRVKRPSDNHRYRHSYAGHTEGLACFEDVELSAPVPEMKASDAKGLQDVDTQTNEAKETIHPAAPEDAKNEDLNVVSHSPRAARDCRKRCQTLPQDNRRRRTSDVWNYLKGISLVSKENPKATDLDGDFQDTKGATGNSTLYLDFELGREESPSQLRKESSTNKATHFGGVFKFFTNMAEVARKWRGYSRTAFQEEAKSSSQLQEVPVSFLKRLSLQSPDSGIWDHSGLQASTWRGAGQQGPDAESVHVAASSLGLHGETQDLSQISCSQPDVPLFSPSTLQNDDHISTGPSAHLHIHEFSEVQSSSQDFHEKPQTTDQQTLKESPEPNQAIGSQQTVGELACEEGHTHVKEEEEGEEDGLSQTEEQDSFELVDEAGHLKYSPKCRPFQMSLCTIVSLTEINNRKPSCHPPHPSPSPPSFKVLDRCHSLPLSQSIPMGLDQIGWRRRLLLNPAGTVLNSKTLEVQREKRKKRQHWKPLKPGAEQVLVNKASLRSFFSFSIS; encoded by the exons ATGGAGCCCCTTGATGGCTGCCCCAATGTCCAGTCTGAGCATGCACCCAATGGGTGTGCAGGCCTGATCTTGAGCCAGGCTAATGCAGAGATAGAAGTGGCTGGTGCAATGGAGCTCAGCGACCTGGAGCTCTCTGCTAAGGCAGACAGTCATTCAAAAGAAGAAACGAGCTGGCTTAAGAAGAGAGCTAAAGTCAACAAGATTTGGAATTTTGTTAGCCGGAAGAAAGGGCCTCTGGTCCAGGGGAAGAGGCCCCAGTCCATGATTGTCTTGGGAGGCCCTGTAAAAACATCGGAGAACAAACCCAAAATCACTTTCATGGACCGGATGAAATCCATTAAGAGACTCCGATCATCTTCCAGTTTGTACAAGAGTGCCACTCAGAGGAGTTTCAAAGCCCAATCTGTCCATGACTGTCTCAGTGACCAAGAAGATGGTCTTTGGCAGAAGGACCTTTACAGAGTTAAGAGGCCGTCAGATAACCATCGTTATCGTCACTCCTATGCTGGGCACACAGAGGGCCTGGCCTGTTTTGAAGATGTGGAGTTGAGCGCCCCGGTCCCCGAAATGAAAGCCAGCGATGCGAAGGGCCTCCAGGATGTCGACACGCAGACAAACGAAGCCAAGGAAACGATCCATCCCGCGGCGCCGGAGGACGCAAAAAATGAAGATCTGAATGTCGTATCCCACTCCCCGCGGGCTGCCCGGGACTGTCGGAAGCGGTGCCAGACCCTCCCCCAGGATAACCGTCGCAGGAGGACCTCAGACGTCTGGAACTACCTGAAAGGGATCTCACTGGTGagcaaagaaaaccctaaagcCACTGACCTGGACGGCGATTTCCAGGACACGAAGGGCGCGACGGGGAATTCGACTCTATATTTGGACTTTGAGTTGGGCCGTGAAGAAAGCCCCAGCCAACTGAGAAAGGAAAGCAGTACTAACAAGGCCACACACTTTGGGGGCGTCTTCAAATTTTTTACCAACATGGCAGAAGTGGCCAGAAAGTGGCGAGGGTATTCCCGAACAGCTTTTCAGGAAGAAGCCAAATCTTCATCTCAGCTGCAGGAGGTCCCAGTTTCCTTCCTGAAGAGGCTGTCACTTCAATCTCCTGACTCGGGGATTTGGGATCATTCCGGTCTGCAAGCGTCTACCTGGAGAGGTGCTGGACAGCAGGGTCCAGATGCAGAATCTGTCCATGTTGCTGCTTCTTCTTTGGGACTGCATGGTGAGACCCAAGATTTGAGCCAAATTTCTTGTTCCCAGCCTGAcgtccctctcttctctccctcgaCCCTTCAGAACGATGATCACATTTCAACAGGCCCTTCTGCCCATCTACACATCCATGAATTCTCAGAGGTTCAGTCTTCTTCTCAAGACTTTCATGAAAAGCCTCAAACTACAGACCAACAAACTCTTAAAGAGTCCCCTGAACCAAACCAAGCTATCGGATCACAGCAGACTGTGGGTGAGTTGGCCTGTGAAGAGGGGCATACTCATgtcaaagaggaagaggagggggaagaggatgGCCTTAGCCAGACTGAAGAACAAGACTCTTTCGAGCTCGTGGATGAAGCAGGCCATTTGAAGTACAGCCCCAAGTGCCGCCCCTTCCAGATGAGCCTGTGTACCATTGTGTCCCTTACTGAAATCAACAACAGGAAG CCATCTTGCCACCCTCCTCACCCATCACCGTCACCGCCATCCTTCAAGGTTTTGGATCGATGCCATTCTTTACCCCTTTCTCAGAGTATACCCATGGGGTTGGACCAGATTGGCTGGAGGAGACGCTTGCTTCTCAACCCAG CAGGTACAGTCCTGAACTCCAAGACCCTTGAAGTCCAGAGGGAAAAACGAAAGAAGAGACAGCACTGGAAGCCTCTAAAACCAGGGGCCGAACAAGTACTCGTTAACAAA GCCTCTCTGcgctcattcttttctttttcaatttcttaa